The following proteins come from a genomic window of Pseudomonas cichorii:
- the recC gene encoding exodeoxyribonuclease V subunit gamma, which yields MSVTTSLSAGFMVVHGNRPDELRSLVVSWMRRYPLAPLENEIALVQSNGIAQWLKLALAEDAQDEDQGGCGIAAAIDVQLPGSFMWQLYRSVLGRNEIPEISLLDKAPLTWRLMRLLPQLINQPHFEPLQRFLTDDTDLRKRYQLSERLADLFDQYQVYRADWLKDWAEGRHQLLNVRGEAKPLSAANCWQAELWRALLEDVGAEGMAQSRAGVHQRFLARINSLDEAPPGLPARVIVFGISSLPAQALEALAGLSKFSQVLLCVHNPCRHHWADIVADKDLLRHQYKRQARKNGMPMALDPEALHQHAHPLLAAWGKQGRDYINLLDSHDEPNSYRSSFKDERIDLFSESEPTTLLNQLQDDILELRPLDETREHWPAVDSLKDRSIRFHVAHSAQREVEVLHDQLLARFSRDPGLRPRDVIVMVPDIDSYAPHIRAVFGQIDSYDQRFIPFTLADQGQRGREPLLIAVEHLLKLPDSRFPVSEILDLLDVPALRARFKIQEHDLPTLHRWIEGAGVRWGLNAQQRAGLGLPDELEQNSWHFGLRRMLLGYAVGAGEAYEGIEPYDEIGGLDAALIGPLVALIDALQVAHAELSLPATPEQWGIRLQALVQVFFQAESEHDDYLLGQLETLRETWLKTCETVDLFDELPLTVVREAWLAGLDKGRLSQRFLAGSVNFCTLMPMRAIPFKVVCLLGMNDGDYPRAQPPLDFDLMGSDYRPGDRSRREDDRYLLLEALLSARDQLYISWVGHSIRDNSDRPASVLIGQLRDHLASGWKLASDDEPDSKQDPGERLLDALTLHHPLQPFSASYFHAGTGYFSFAQEWRLLHEDKPAPISVAALPPHEQDEPLTIAQLQDFLRNPVKHFFSQRLKIYFETAEAPVPDEEPFVLNALERYSLSESLLAAAMANLDDVDSALQAQAIKLQSSGLLPMAGFGTRLQAELIEPLPGVLELYQELLTLWPEPLSSALPMSFAHNDVSLEGWLGGLHSNGQNQLLTVTVIPNGIGSKRTRKWHRLIRPWVTHLVASACGLPLNTALVATDDMLMLAPLDRDAASAILNDLLTTWLFGMQQPLPVAVKTAFAWLGQPLDKAEAAARKAYEGDGVTSNGELGESTALARQFPDFNALMESEEFVGWCEALYKPIYEAPWQSLSGAEASA from the coding sequence ATGTCCGTCACAACCTCTCTGAGCGCCGGCTTCATGGTGGTTCATGGCAACCGCCCCGATGAACTGCGCAGTCTGGTTGTCTCCTGGATGCGACGCTATCCCCTTGCTCCTCTGGAAAACGAAATTGCCCTGGTGCAAAGCAACGGCATCGCCCAGTGGCTCAAGCTGGCTCTGGCCGAAGATGCCCAGGATGAAGATCAAGGTGGCTGCGGCATTGCGGCCGCGATAGATGTTCAGCTTCCTGGTAGCTTCATGTGGCAGTTGTATCGCTCTGTACTGGGCCGCAACGAAATCCCGGAAATCTCTCTGCTCGACAAGGCACCGCTGACATGGCGCCTGATGCGCCTCCTGCCGCAACTGATCAACCAGCCCCATTTCGAGCCCTTGCAGCGCTTCCTCACTGACGATACGGACCTGCGCAAGCGCTACCAGTTGTCCGAGCGTCTGGCTGATCTGTTTGACCAATATCAGGTGTACCGTGCCGACTGGCTTAAGGACTGGGCGGAAGGTCGCCATCAACTGCTCAATGTCCGAGGTGAAGCCAAGCCGCTGAGTGCCGCCAATTGCTGGCAGGCTGAACTGTGGCGTGCGCTGCTGGAAGATGTCGGTGCCGAAGGCATGGCCCAGAGCCGTGCCGGTGTTCATCAGCGCTTTCTAGCGCGTATCAACAGCCTTGACGAGGCACCGCCCGGCTTGCCTGCACGGGTGATCGTTTTCGGTATTTCGTCCCTGCCTGCACAGGCACTGGAAGCTCTGGCCGGGTTATCGAAGTTCAGCCAAGTGCTGCTTTGCGTACACAACCCTTGTCGCCATCACTGGGCCGATATCGTGGCCGACAAGGATTTGCTCCGCCATCAATACAAACGTCAGGCACGCAAGAACGGCATGCCAATGGCGCTTGATCCGGAGGCTTTGCACCAGCACGCCCATCCACTGCTCGCCGCCTGGGGCAAGCAAGGCCGTGACTACATAAACCTGCTGGACAGCCATGACGAGCCCAACAGCTACCGCTCCTCTTTCAAGGATGAGCGCATCGACCTGTTCAGCGAGAGCGAGCCGACAACCCTGCTCAACCAATTGCAGGATGACATCCTCGAACTCCGGCCTCTCGACGAAACCCGTGAGCACTGGCCCGCTGTCGACTCCCTGAAGGATCGCTCGATCCGCTTTCACGTAGCCCACAGTGCCCAGCGTGAAGTCGAGGTGCTGCACGATCAGCTACTGGCACGTTTCAGCCGGGACCCAGGCCTGAGGCCACGCGATGTAATTGTCATGGTCCCCGATATCGACAGTTATGCCCCGCATATCCGGGCCGTGTTCGGGCAGATCGATTCTTATGACCAGCGCTTCATTCCCTTCACCCTGGCTGACCAGGGCCAACGTGGCCGCGAGCCACTGCTGATTGCGGTCGAGCATCTGTTGAAGCTCCCCGACAGCCGCTTTCCGGTCAGCGAAATCCTCGACTTGCTTGACGTTCCTGCCTTGCGGGCACGTTTCAAGATTCAGGAGCATGACTTGCCGACCCTGCATCGCTGGATCGAAGGTGCCGGGGTGCGCTGGGGGTTGAATGCACAACAGCGTGCCGGCCTGGGATTGCCCGACGAGCTGGAACAGAACAGCTGGCATTTCGGCCTGCGTCGAATGTTGCTGGGTTATGCCGTTGGAGCAGGTGAAGCTTATGAAGGTATCGAACCCTATGACGAAATCGGCGGGCTGGATGCTGCACTGATCGGCCCACTGGTTGCCTTGATCGACGCATTGCAGGTTGCCCACGCCGAACTGTCCCTGCCCGCGACCCCCGAGCAATGGGGAATACGCTTGCAGGCTCTGGTACAGGTGTTTTTCCAGGCCGAAAGCGAACATGACGATTACCTGCTGGGTCAGCTTGAGACGCTTCGGGAAACCTGGCTGAAGACCTGTGAGACGGTCGATCTGTTCGATGAATTACCACTGACCGTCGTGCGTGAAGCCTGGCTGGCCGGTCTGGACAAGGGCCGTCTGTCACAGCGCTTCCTGGCGGGCTCGGTCAACTTCTGTACCTTGATGCCCATGCGTGCGATTCCTTTCAAAGTGGTCTGTCTGCTGGGCATGAACGACGGCGATTACCCTCGCGCTCAGCCACCACTGGACTTCGACCTGATGGGCAGCGATTACCGTCCCGGTGACCGTTCGCGCCGTGAAGACGATCGTTACCTGCTGCTTGAAGCATTGCTCTCGGCACGGGACCAGCTCTATATCAGTTGGGTCGGCCACAGCATTCGTGACAACAGCGACCGCCCGGCTTCGGTGTTGATCGGCCAGTTACGCGACCATCTGGCCAGCGGCTGGAAACTCGCCTCAGACGATGAGCCTGACAGCAAGCAAGACCCCGGCGAACGTCTGCTCGATGCCTTGACCCTGCATCATCCGCTGCAACCTTTCAGTGCCAGTTATTTCCATGCCGGCACTGGTTATTTCAGTTTTGCCCAGGAATGGCGGCTGCTGCATGAAGACAAACCAGCGCCGATCAGCGTTGCTGCCTTGCCGCCTCACGAGCAGGATGAACCCCTGACGATTGCGCAGTTGCAGGATTTCCTGAGAAACCCGGTCAAGCACTTCTTCAGTCAGCGTTTGAAGATCTACTTCGAGACGGCCGAAGCGCCGGTGCCCGACGAAGAACCTTTTGTGCTCAACGCCCTTGAGCGTTACAGCCTGAGTGAAAGCCTGCTGGCCGCCGCCATGGCCAACCTGGACGATGTCGACTCGGCCTTGCAGGCTCAGGCAATCAAGCTGCAAAGTAGCGGACTGCTGCCCATGGCCGGATTCGGCACTCGCCTTCAGGCTGAACTGATCGAGCCGCTGCCGGGTGTGCTTGAGCTTTATCAGGAGTTGCTGACCCTGTGGCCTGAACCTTTGAGCAGCGCCTTGCCGATGAGCTTTGCCCATAACGATGTGAGCCTCGAAGGCTGGCTGGGCGGGCTGCACAGTAATGGGCAAAACCAGTTGCTGACCGTAACGGTCATCCCCAATGGCATTGGCTCGAAACGAACCCGCAAATGGCACCGGCTGATTCGTCCCTGGGTGACTCATCTGGTCGCCAGCGCCTGTGGTTTGCCGCTCAATACGGCGTTGGTGGCCACCGATGACATGCTCATGCTGGCCCCGCTGGACAGAGACGCGGCCAGCGCAATCCTCAACGACCTGCTGACCACCTGGCTGTTCGGCATGCAGCAGCCTTTGCCGGTAGCGGTCAAGACAGCCTTCGCCTGGCTGGGACAACCTCTGGACAAGGCCGAAGCCGCTGCACGCAAGGCTTACGAGGGCGATGGTGTGACCAGTAATGGTGAACTCGGGGAAAGTACTGCACTGGCCCGGCAGTTCCCGGATTTCAATGCGTTGATGGAAAGCGAAGAGTTCGTTGGCTGGTGCGAAGCACTCTACAAACCGATTTACGAAGCACCCTGGCAGTCTCTGTCCGGCGCGGAGGCCAGCGCATGA
- the recB gene encoding exodeoxyribonuclease V subunit beta → MSTLQEHTVPLALRFPLRGSQLIEASAGTGKTFTISALYLRLVLGHGDEASGFGRELLPPQILVVTFTDAATKELRDRIRTRLAEAARFFRDEIPAPDDLIADLRAQFSAEQWPGCANRLDIAAQWMDEAAVSTIHSWCQRMLREHAFDSGSLFTQSLETDHSDLLGEVLRDYWRRFCYPMSGDALDWVREKWGGPAALLPRLRGLFGRERSQVTQEPAELILASLQQRREALQTLKAPWTDWANELHAICQDGVKRKIVDGRKMQERYFAPWFEKLKAWAADETQEVLELGTGFTRLTPDGIAEAWKSDPPSHPALEAMLELKAALDALPKPDAAVLQHAAQWVSARFEEEKRRRAEMGFDDMLLRLDAALQGAGGERLATLIREQFPVALIDEFQDTDPVQYRIFESIYRLEENDEQTGLFLIGDPKQAIYAFRGADIYTYLRARTATAGRWHTLDTNYRSSHAMVESANHIFDQAEQRAEGRGAFLFREGGNNPVPFTKALAQGRKETLQVDGAPLAALTVWHLPSEQPVSGTVYRQQLAASCASEIVRLLKGGQQGQTGFAAPDKALRGLLPADIAILVRDGKEAQAVRNELATRNVRSVYLSDKDSVFAAQEAHDLLAWLKACAEPDAERILRAALACITLNLPLAELERLNQDELAWEQRVMQFRGYRSLWRHQGVLPMLRRLLHDFALPQTLIARNDGERVLTNLLHLSELLQQAAAELDGEQALIRHLGEQLALSGQAAEEQILRLESDEQLVKVVTIHKSKGLQYPLVFLPFICSTKPVDGSRLPLQFHDGEGNAQISLQPTQELIELADNERLAEDLRLLYVALTRSEHACWLGVADLKRGNLNSSMLHRSALGYLLGGGVALGESANLQLWLRDLSQGSESIALQPVPEPTADTFSPPRNEARLVKALMPKRRAAENWWIASYSALRIGDTVTTSGDVSPDSPQAQKLFDDERLDPQAPREVLAAGDDIHRFPRGPNPGTFLHGLLEWAGNEGFAAAAHDPELLSDAIARRCNRRGWEGWINTLTGWLTHLLNMPLHLGNDVTPVALGQLDQPNQYRVEMEFWFASSQVNVTQMDELVRHYTHGNAPRLVTQTTSLNGMFKGFIDLTFEHEGRYYVADYKSNWLGGDETFYTEQSMEAAILENRYDLQYVLYLLALHRQLKARLADYDYDQHMGGAVYLFLRGSRSATQGVYFTRPPRELIESLDLLFQGQPLSTAQPGAFA, encoded by the coding sequence ATGAGTACCTTGCAAGAACACACCGTTCCTCTGGCACTGCGCTTTCCACTTCGCGGCAGCCAGTTGATCGAAGCCAGCGCCGGTACCGGCAAGACCTTCACCATCTCGGCGTTATACCTGCGTCTGGTGCTTGGCCACGGAGATGAAGCATCAGGTTTTGGCCGCGAGCTATTGCCACCGCAGATCCTGGTGGTGACCTTTACCGATGCTGCGACCAAGGAACTGCGTGACCGGATTCGTACCCGTCTGGCCGAAGCCGCCCGTTTCTTTCGTGACGAAATCCCCGCGCCCGACGACCTGATCGCCGACTTGCGTGCCCAGTTCAGCGCCGAACAATGGCCGGGCTGTGCCAACCGTCTGGATATCGCCGCGCAATGGATGGACGAGGCCGCTGTTTCGACCATTCACAGTTGGTGCCAGCGCATGTTGCGCGAGCACGCTTTCGACAGCGGAAGTCTGTTCACCCAGAGCCTGGAAACCGATCACAGTGACCTGCTGGGCGAAGTGCTGCGCGATTACTGGCGGCGTTTCTGCTATCCCATGAGTGGCGATGCTCTGGACTGGGTGCGGGAAAAATGGGGCGGTCCGGCCGCCTTGCTGCCACGTCTCCGGGGTCTGTTTGGCCGCGAGCGCAGTCAGGTGACTCAAGAGCCGGCCGAGCTGATTCTGGCCTCTCTGCAACAGCGCCGCGAAGCGCTGCAAACGCTGAAAGCGCCTTGGACCGATTGGGCCAATGAACTGCACGCGATTTGTCAGGACGGCGTCAAACGCAAGATCGTCGATGGCCGCAAGATGCAGGAGCGCTACTTTGCGCCCTGGTTTGAAAAGCTCAAGGCCTGGGCCGCCGATGAAACCCAGGAAGTGCTGGAGCTTGGCACCGGCTTCACCCGCCTGACCCCGGATGGTATTGCCGAAGCCTGGAAAAGCGACCCGCCGTCGCACCCGGCTCTGGAGGCCATGCTCGAACTGAAAGCGGCCCTCGACGCTCTGCCCAAACCCGATGCCGCCGTGCTGCAACATGCCGCGCAATGGGTGAGCGCACGCTTTGAAGAAGAGAAGCGTCGTCGTGCCGAAATGGGTTTTGACGACATGCTGCTCAGGCTCGATGCCGCCCTGCAAGGTGCAGGCGGGGAGCGTCTGGCGACGCTGATTCGTGAACAATTCCCTGTCGCGCTCATCGATGAGTTCCAGGATACCGACCCGGTGCAGTACCGGATTTTCGAGAGCATTTATCGCCTTGAAGAGAACGACGAGCAGACCGGCCTGTTTCTGATCGGCGACCCCAAGCAGGCGATTTATGCTTTTCGTGGCGCGGACATCTACACCTACCTGCGCGCCCGTACGGCCACGGCGGGGCGCTGGCACACACTGGACACCAACTACCGCTCCAGCCATGCCATGGTCGAGTCTGCGAATCACATCTTCGATCAGGCCGAGCAACGCGCCGAAGGGCGTGGCGCGTTTCTGTTTCGCGAGGGCGGCAATAACCCGGTGCCGTTTACCAAGGCACTTGCCCAGGGTCGCAAGGAAACCCTGCAGGTCGATGGCGCGCCACTCGCGGCCCTGACGGTCTGGCATCTGCCCAGCGAGCAGCCGGTGTCCGGCACGGTTTATCGCCAGCAACTGGCGGCCAGTTGCGCCAGTGAAATCGTGCGTCTGCTCAAGGGCGGGCAACAAGGGCAGACCGGCTTTGCGGCACCCGATAAAGCGCTACGTGGATTGCTGCCTGCCGACATCGCGATTCTGGTGCGTGATGGCAAGGAAGCTCAGGCCGTGCGTAATGAGTTGGCGACCCGTAACGTGCGCAGCGTCTACCTCTCCGACAAGGATTCGGTGTTCGCGGCGCAGGAGGCCCATGATCTGCTGGCCTGGCTCAAGGCCTGTGCCGAACCGGATGCCGAACGCATCCTGCGCGCCGCGCTGGCCTGCATCACGCTGAACCTGCCGCTGGCCGAACTGGAACGCTTGAATCAGGACGAACTGGCCTGGGAGCAGCGCGTCATGCAGTTCCGCGGCTATCGTAGCCTGTGGCGTCATCAGGGTGTGCTGCCGATGCTGCGCCGTCTGCTGCATGACTTTGCCTTGCCCCAGACACTGATCGCTCGTAACGATGGCGAGCGAGTACTGACCAACCTGCTGCACTTGTCCGAATTGCTGCAACAGGCCGCCGCCGAACTGGATGGCGAACAAGCCTTGATCCGGCATCTGGGCGAGCAACTGGCGTTGTCCGGTCAGGCTGCCGAAGAGCAGATTTTGCGCCTGGAAAGCGATGAGCAACTGGTCAAGGTCGTGACCATTCACAAGTCCAAGGGCCTGCAATATCCGCTGGTGTTTCTGCCGTTCATTTGCTCCACCAAACCGGTGGATGGCAGCCGCTTGCCCTTGCAGTTTCACGATGGCGAAGGCAATGCGCAGATCAGCCTGCAACCCACGCAAGAGCTCATCGAACTGGCCGACAATGAACGTCTGGCCGAAGACCTGCGCTTGCTCTATGTGGCCCTGACCCGCTCCGAGCACGCTTGCTGGCTAGGTGTCGCAGACCTCAAACGCGGCAACCTCAACAGCTCCATGCTGCACCGCTCTGCGTTGGGTTACTTGCTGGGTGGCGGCGTGGCGCTTGGCGAGTCGGCCAACCTGCAACTCTGGCTGCGGGACCTGAGCCAGGGCAGTGAAAGTATTGCCTTGCAGCCAGTCCCCGAACCCACCGCCGACACCTTCAGCCCGCCCCGCAATGAAGCCCGACTCGTCAAGGCATTGATGCCCAAGCGCCGAGCCGCTGAAAACTGGTGGATCGCCTCCTACAGTGCGCTGCGTATCGGCGACACCGTGACCACGAGCGGCGATGTGTCTCCCGACAGTCCGCAAGCGCAGAAGCTGTTCGACGACGAACGCCTGGACCCGCAGGCACCTCGCGAGGTGCTGGCAGCGGGTGACGACATCCACCGTTTTCCCCGTGGTCCCAACCCCGGTACCTTTTTGCATGGTCTGCTGGAGTGGGCAGGCAACGAAGGTTTTGCCGCCGCCGCTCATGACCCTGAACTGCTGAGCGACGCCATTGCTCGTCGCTGCAACCGACGAGGCTGGGAAGGCTGGATCAACACCCTGACCGGCTGGCTGACACACCTGCTCAACATGCCTTTGCACTTGGGCAATGACGTGACGCCGGTCGCCCTGGGGCAACTGGATCAACCCAATCAGTACCGGGTTGAAATGGAGTTCTGGTTCGCCAGCAGCCAGGTCAACGTGACACAGATGGATGAACTCGTGCGTCATTACACCCACGGCAATGCGCCGCGACTGGTGACCCAGACCACTTCGCTCAATGGCATGTTCAAAGGCTTCATCGACCTGACGTTCGAGCATGAAGGGCGCTATTACGTGGCAGACTACAAATCCAACTGGCTGGGCGGCGACGAGACGTTCTACACCGAGCAGTCCATGGAAGCGGCCATTCTCGAAAACCGTTACGACCTGCAATACGTCCTCTACCTGCTGGCGCTGCATCGCCAGCTCAAGGCGCGGCTGGCCGATTACGATTACGACCAGCACATGGGCGGCGCGGTGTACCTGTTCCTGCGTGGCAGTCGTTCGGCCACCCAGGGCGTGTACTTCACCCGACCACCCCGTGAGTTGATCGAGAGCCTGGACCTGTTGTTCCAGGGGCAACCCCTGTCCACCGCCCAGCCTGGAGCGTTCGCATGA
- the recD gene encoding exodeoxyribonuclease V subunit alpha: MSRTFAELLPAQLDAESLTHLNPLSRVDDLLLLLDRWVERGWLRALDRAFVAFLGELDPHADSRVLLAAALSSHQLGHGHVCLDLYETLKEPDFALSLPPEGDMQSVPVMLPSQLLKGLDGVTWCQALADSPLVALAEDMSPAALQKPLVLSDRRLYLRRYWTYERRIAAALRQRLAQPESAPQDLAQRLDALFGAASTAPDAVIDWQKLACALATRRGFSIITGGPGTGKTTTVVRLLALLQAPAVQSGQPLRIRLAAPTGKAAARLTESISQQVQSLDVSDGVRQKIPSEVTTVHRLLGSRPGTRHFRHHASNPLPLDVLVVDEASMIDLEMMANLLDALPPDARMVLLGDKDQLASVEAGAVLGDLCRDAEQGFYSPQTQAWLEAISGEDLSRSALQQGDAQQHPLAQQVVMLRHSRRFGQGSGIGQLSRLVNQQLDHEARGLLAARSHKDLFSLALKGEQDQRLERLLLDGHDGGPQGYRHYLGVLDGQRPAEGAALDDECWTCWAREVLQAFDAFQLLCAVRKGPWGVEGLNQRITQALSGAGLIEKDQLWYEGRPVLMTHNDYGLGLMNGDIGIALNLPERDGSGKQVLRVAFPRNDGSDGVRFVLPSRLNDVETVYAMTVHKSQGSEFAHTALILPEALNPVLTKELIYTGITRAKHWFSLIEPRQGVFEEALRRKVKRLSGLMLGL; encoded by the coding sequence ATGAGCCGCACGTTTGCCGAACTCTTGCCCGCGCAACTGGATGCCGAGAGCCTGACCCATCTGAACCCGCTGAGCCGGGTCGACGATTTGCTGCTGTTGCTCGACCGCTGGGTGGAGCGTGGCTGGTTGCGGGCGCTGGACCGGGCCTTCGTGGCCTTTCTTGGCGAACTCGACCCGCACGCCGATTCCCGGGTATTGCTGGCGGCAGCCTTGAGCAGCCATCAACTGGGTCATGGGCACGTATGCCTGGATCTGTATGAAACCCTCAAGGAGCCGGATTTCGCCCTGTCATTACCGCCAGAAGGCGACATGCAGAGCGTACCGGTGATGTTGCCCTCACAACTGCTCAAAGGGCTGGATGGCGTGACATGGTGTCAGGCTCTGGCTGACAGTCCTTTGGTCGCATTGGCCGAAGACATGAGCCCGGCTGCTCTGCAAAAGCCGCTGGTGTTGTCTGACCGACGTCTGTACCTGCGCCGTTACTGGACGTATGAGCGCCGCATCGCAGCGGCCTTGCGTCAACGGCTGGCCCAGCCGGAAAGCGCGCCACAGGATCTGGCCCAGCGTCTTGACGCTCTGTTTGGCGCGGCCAGTACTGCGCCTGACGCTGTGATCGACTGGCAGAAACTGGCCTGCGCCCTGGCCACTCGCCGTGGCTTCAGCATCATCACCGGCGGGCCGGGCACCGGCAAGACCACGACCGTGGTGCGCCTGTTGGCCTTGCTGCAAGCGCCCGCCGTGCAGAGCGGTCAGCCGCTGCGCATTCGTCTGGCGGCACCCACCGGCAAGGCGGCGGCGCGGTTGACCGAGTCCATCAGTCAGCAAGTGCAAAGCCTGGACGTCAGTGACGGCGTGCGGCAGAAGATCCCCAGTGAAGTCACCACCGTGCATCGTCTGCTGGGCAGTCGTCCGGGAACGCGGCACTTCCGTCACCACGCCAGTAATCCATTGCCGCTGGATGTGTTGGTGGTCGATGAAGCCTCGATGATCGACCTGGAAATGATGGCCAACCTGCTGGATGCATTGCCGCCCGATGCACGTATGGTGCTGTTGGGCGACAAGGATCAACTGGCGTCTGTGGAAGCGGGCGCCGTGCTGGGAGATTTGTGTCGCGATGCGGAGCAGGGGTTCTACAGCCCGCAGACTCAGGCCTGGCTGGAAGCGATCAGCGGCGAGGATTTGAGCAGAAGCGCGCTGCAACAAGGCGATGCCCAACAGCATCCTCTCGCGCAGCAAGTGGTGATGTTGCGTCACTCGCGGCGTTTCGGGCAGGGCAGTGGTATCGGCCAGTTGTCGCGGCTGGTCAACCAGCAACTGGACCATGAAGCCCGTGGGTTGCTGGCGGCTCGCAGCCACAAAGACCTGTTCAGTCTGGCCCTCAAGGGCGAGCAGGATCAGCGTCTTGAGCGTCTGTTACTCGACGGCCATGACGGCGGGCCTCAGGGGTATCGCCATTACCTGGGCGTGCTGGACGGGCAGCGGCCAGCTGAGGGAGCAGCGCTGGACGATGAATGCTGGACGTGCTGGGCACGTGAGGTATTGCAGGCCTTCGATGCGTTCCAGTTGCTGTGTGCGGTGCGCAAGGGGCCTTGGGGCGTCGAGGGCTTGAACCAGCGCATCACTCAGGCCCTGTCCGGCGCAGGCCTGATCGAAAAGGATCAACTGTGGTACGAAGGCCGCCCGGTTCTGATGACCCACAACGATTACGGCCTTGGCCTCATGAACGGCGACATCGGCATCGCCTTGAACCTGCCGGAGCGCGATGGCTCAGGGAAGCAGGTCTTGCGCGTGGCCTTCCCGCGCAATGACGGCAGCGACGGTGTGCGCTTCGTGCTGCCCAGCCGGCTCAATGATGTGGAAACCGTGTACGCCATGACCGTGCACAAATCCCAGGGCTCTGAGTTCGCCCACACCGCCCTGATCCTGCCCGAAGCCCTTAACCCGGTGCTGACCAAGGAACTGATCTATACCGGTATCACCCGGGCCAAACACTGGTTCAGCCTGATCGAGCCACGCCAGGGCGTGTTCGAGGAGGCGCTGCGCCGCAAGGTCAAGCGCCTGAGCGGGTTGATGCTGGGGCTTTAG
- a CDS encoding DUF3833 domain-containing protein produces the protein MWKSWLLACCLLLSSCSSIEVGQYRNEKPELDLPAFFSQPVKAWGMFQKRSGEVVKRFTVTIEGRKQGEQLILDEHFVYSDGTLQRRVWTLTPDGPGRWKGTAGDVIGEAIGEVAGNALRWRYTLNLEVDGKFYPVQFDDWMYLMDEDTLINRSFMSKFGVELGQVTLFFRRGADNH, from the coding sequence ATGTGGAAGTCCTGGCTACTGGCTTGCTGTCTGTTGCTCAGCAGTTGCTCCAGCATCGAAGTCGGCCAGTACCGTAACGAGAAACCCGAGCTGGATCTGCCTGCTTTTTTCTCGCAACCGGTAAAGGCCTGGGGCATGTTTCAGAAGCGTTCGGGTGAAGTGGTCAAACGCTTTACGGTCACCATCGAAGGCCGTAAACAAGGCGAGCAGTTGATCCTCGACGAACACTTTGTCTACAGCGACGGTACGCTGCAACGCCGGGTCTGGACCCTGACACCGGACGGGCCGGGGCGCTGGAAAGGAACCGCAGGCGATGTCATCGGCGAGGCCATTGGCGAAGTGGCAGGCAATGCACTGCGCTGGCGCTACACCCTCAACCTGGAGGTCGATGGCAAATTCTACCCGGTGCAGTTCGACGACTGGATGTACCTGATGGACGAGGACACGCTGATCAATCGCTCGTTCATGTCGAAGTTCGGGGTCGAGCTGGGACAAGTGACGCTGTTCTTCAGACGCGGTGCCGACAATCACTGA
- the mmsB gene encoding 3-hydroxyisobutyrate dehydrogenase, which translates to MKIAFIGLGNMGAPMARNLIKAGHHLHVCDLNKTVLAELAALGASIRETPKHAAQGRELVITMLPAAVHVRSVYLEEDGVLEGIAAGVPAVDCSTIDPQTIREISAIAAKKGVVVSDAPVSGGTAGAQAGTLTFMAGGTPEHFAVLKPVLEQMGRNIVHCGDVGTGQIAKICNNMLLAISMIGISESMALGNSLGIDPQVLAGIINTSTGRCWSSEFYNPWPGIVETAPASRGYTGGFGAELMLKDLGLATEAAKSAHQPVILGALAQQLYQAMSLRGDGNKDFSAIVEGYRRKE; encoded by the coding sequence ATGAAAATCGCATTTATCGGCCTGGGCAATATGGGAGCGCCCATGGCGCGCAACCTGATCAAGGCTGGTCATCATTTGCACGTGTGTGACCTCAACAAGACCGTGCTGGCCGAACTTGCCGCCTTGGGTGCAAGCATCCGCGAAACCCCGAAGCATGCCGCTCAGGGCCGTGAACTGGTCATTACCATGCTGCCCGCTGCCGTCCATGTGCGCAGCGTTTATCTGGAGGAGGACGGCGTGCTGGAAGGCATTGCTGCCGGTGTGCCTGCCGTGGATTGCAGCACCATCGATCCACAGACCATTCGAGAGATATCGGCCATTGCCGCGAAAAAAGGTGTGGTCGTCAGTGATGCGCCGGTCTCTGGAGGAACCGCTGGCGCTCAGGCCGGGACGCTGACTTTCATGGCGGGAGGAACGCCTGAACACTTTGCCGTGCTCAAGCCGGTGCTGGAGCAGATGGGCCGTAATATCGTGCATTGCGGGGATGTCGGGACCGGGCAGATTGCCAAGATCTGCAACAACATGCTGCTGGCCATTTCCATGATCGGCATTTCCGAATCCATGGCCCTGGGCAATTCCCTGGGGATCGATCCTCAGGTGCTGGCGGGGATCATCAACACGTCGACCGGACGCTGCTGGAGTTCGGAGTTCTACAATCCCTGGCCGGGCATCGTGGAAACCGCGCCTGCTTCGCGAGGCTACACCGGCGGTTTTGGCGCAGAGCTGATGCTCAAGGATCTGGGCCTGGCAACCGAAGCCGCCAAGTCAGCGCATCAGCCTGTGATCCTTGGTGCCCTGGCCCAGCAGCTTTATCAGGCGATGAGTCTGCGGGGTGATGGCAACAAGGATTTTTCAGCGATCGTCGAAGGGTATCGACGCAAGGAGTGA
- a CDS encoding DUF6124 family protein, with product MPDIKPFIVNEALSQQDGLNLASDLLRCIIATANEASDGHNHDLTISILHLAQMAKAMVDRSLDSIVA from the coding sequence ATGCCCGACATCAAACCGTTCATCGTCAACGAAGCCCTCAGCCAGCAGGATGGACTCAATCTCGCGTCCGACTTGCTGCGTTGCATCATTGCCACCGCCAATGAAGCCAGTGACGGTCATAACCATGACCTGACGATCTCGATCCTGCACCTGGCGCAAATGGCCAAGGCAATGGTCGACCGCTCACTGGATTCGATAGTGGCCTGA